DNA sequence from the Siniperca chuatsi isolate FFG_IHB_CAS linkage group LG3, ASM2008510v1, whole genome shotgun sequence genome:
ACCAAGTACTAGGCATATGCAGTCTGTCTATAACTATGCTTATCTAAATCTGCTGATGGAGGCCAACTCAGTCACTGCAGGTGTCACTGTTGCCTCTCCTGCTGTATTTGGGCCTGTCCTGAATTTGTACACTAAATGCAAAGTCTTAAAGTATTGATTTTTCCTCTGCTTTGCGGGCCTGCAGTAACTTGAAAAAGACCAATTGTGATCCCATTTGACTTCTCAGTTATAGACCCATCAACTACCATTACAAACACAATGCTGCAATGATTACATGACAACAACTTTGTGgtgaaaacatttattaaacacacattaacatccACATTATTGAAAAAATCAGACAGACtgtaattttcaaataaattagGTTTAAATGCCTGACTGGATTTGTGAATAGGCAAATAAATCACAATATCAACCTAAGGCATGTATATTGCAGTTTATAACTGTGCTGTGTTGTTTCATCACTGCAGTTCAGAAGACATGAAAACAGCTTTGATGTCTGTAGCCCCTGTGTTTCATAGGCCTCAAGTCCCATGAACTGGATACTATTATCTTGATTcttctctgtttccagtctatcTACTCTGCTGGTTTCAGTAACAGGCACACAGAGAgcatcattttttttattttttcaagtaGGCTAAGACTACAAGCAGTCACAGTTCATTTTAAGGCAGTGCAGTTATTGGGCTCAATTTGAACTGGTGGACCGGGGACTGCAGGCAAGAGGTAGGGAGGGTGAACACAGATGGCTCAAAGTTTTTGGTGttgaaggtggtggtggtgaagtcGTTGGCAAAAAAGGAGGCGGACTCCGGGGTACAGGGCGTGGCCGGTTCAGGTGTGGCAGCATGAGCCGGGGCCGTGGAGAGGACCTCTGACtcaaactgcagcagctgacCCATGAAACTGAAGTTGGGTGAAATGACTGCCCGCCGCTGCTTGATGATGTCGAAGGCTGCATCCAGCCGCAGCTGCTGCGTCCTCATGATGTAGGCCATGCAGATGGTAGGTGAGCGTGAGATGCCTGCTTCGCAGTGGACCAGGACCTTTCCCCCTGATTGCTTCACGTGATCTgtaaggagaagaagaagaaagggacAAGCCAACGTTATTGATCGGGGTGAGATGGGGGCACAATTTTTACTTCCTTCTGTGATCATCAGCAAAATTGTTGCACAGAATCAAACCTTGCAtccatttaattattaaaacataatttgtcCATTTCAAAATATAGGCCATGGTGTTGTGTcaggttttatgttttgtttgtgtgtgtgtgtgtatgtaatggATATTTTTTAAAGTCAAGTTGTGTGGTGGAGAGTTACAATCAATCAACAGGGAGTTTTAAATGGATAATAATAAGAAATAGGCTAAAAATCACAGTTTAACTGTGTAATCATTGCCTACTCCTTACTCCCACTCACTAATTAATGCGAACACTTTTCTGCACATCCATctagtttctctctctctctctctctctctctctctctctctctttctctctctctttctctctctctctcacacacacacagacacacagctgcagGATATTATGGAAAAACAGGAACATCAACCTTGTCAGTAGACCTCATTTGTAGGGACACAGAAATGTACACACATCCTATACCAGTTTCAGTTGTGCACACGCAGACACTTGTGAGGCTTGTCTGAGTCACAGAGCGCAGCTGTACATGAGACTATCTCTCTCCTACACTGCTGTGGGGGGCTGGGTGCTGCTGCAGAGTGGtacagagatgtgtgtgtgtgtgtgtgtgtgtgtatgtgtgtgtgtgtgttctaatTTAGAGATGCAGTACGCCTATGCACTTTTCTAATGCCTACACACAAATCTACTTTCGTCATCGGTATAAGTGCCGCACATGACACATTTCAAGATTTTGTTCATTCTTAGAAGTACTGCATACACCTacatttctcctcttctgtctgtctcgtTAGAGTTTGATTTACCTACAGACCCATACACATAtatatctctctcactctttctatTAAATAGAAACATTGAGGGCCACTTCTGTCTGGTTCTGAGAGCCACTGTGGGGGCAACAACGATGATTTCTGACAGCTCTGATCTTCAATAAACCGCATGAATGAATCATGAACTTCCCATCTGGAGTGGATGATGCAAcaagagagggaagaggggtGGAAAAGCAGCAGCGGGTGTTTTAATGACCATCCTCGAGTGATGCGCCCTCATTGGCTGGTGTTGTCATGACACGCTTCAAGCAGCTGATTTCATCCAGGAGGTCAATAATGTTTATTATCTCCTCCCTGAATGTACATCTTTAACCAGGTCAGAAGGGTTTCTGATTGGTGATTGATTTCCGTTTGGGGACCAGCTGCAGCTCGGTGAGGATTTGCGTGCACCCACCGCATTTCTAATCACTTGGCATGGTTGATGAATTTTGGAGGCCCTCTCTGAATGTAGGCTAAACCTGCCCCTCCCACAATTTTCGGCCTTATGTAATAACAGACAGgtttacacacagacaccctAAATGTAGGCTGCATCCCCAAACAATGCACAATACCAACAATAGCAGCCACCCAATACTGCTCGTGGGTGAGCTTTGTCCTTGGTTATATCTGCCTATAAATAGCCACCAGCACATTGTGTAGCCTACatcttttgctgctgctgctattatccagcacctctctcctctcccacacactctctcttcctctgtaaCACATTAGTGTCCATCCAAGTCCATCAGTGGTTCCCACCTGCGAGTAACCAACAACTGTGCTTTCTCATTGTGTGTCAGTCAGCTAGCTTTAATCCTCCACCCAACCATCATAAACAACTGtgtttgagtctgtgtgtgtgtgtcagtcagccCCCAACCTCCTCCACCCGGCCATTACTAAACACGGACAGCTCACCCAGTTGTCACAGTGACTGGCCACACCCGGCACAGTAAGCTACTGAGATTAGGCCTTGGAGGCGATGACGGCACGGGAGCGTCTTTTTCAAGTTAAGACGGGGGGGGTAGGAAGGGCACAGGGGAAGTGAGCAAATCCTGAATGAAAGCAGACTGGCTGGATATGTTGGTGGGGGATTGAAGGCAGGCGATCGAGTTAAACTGATTACTGCTGGGTTTCTTATAGCTCTCTATTTGTGAATGGTAGCAGGTGAGAGGCAGCGACAAAGGGGGCTTAtttgaagacaaaaataaacacacccaTGTATAGGTGGCTCTCTAACTCAGTAGTTTTGAGACTCCTTGAGGAGATGTTGCACTATAAATATACAGCCGTGAAGCTGATGTTATTCCAGGAAAAGACTCCATCTTGGTGGTGGTGTACTATTTATTTCCCTTCCTAGCTAGTTTGGGTGACTGAACTAtcttcataaaataaataacaaaacagaaaaactccATCCTGCTGTGACTTTTTACAATTCAGATTCAGACACAAACCTTTGAGTGCCACCCCTGTCAATCAGAAAATTGTTAAAGAGCTGCACCTCATAAAAGGAGAGCCAGGCATGACGGCCATTCCCTTCAACTCACCAATAAACTCTATGGCCTCCTGGAAGTGGGAGCTGATGTCGGCCATGTGGCTGTCCTCTACTGGGATCCACTTGTAGTCGTAGTGGCCATTGGCCGGCTGCAGGTCCCTGCGCGACACGTTGAGCAAGGCCGTGATGTGAAGGTCGCTGAGATAGTCCTGTCTGGAGGCGTGGTAGGCACTACCGAGGTAGAGGAAAGGCAGGATCTCTACAGGTTTAccctgagagggagagaagaaaaagagacgTGAGTTCATGTAGATAAGGACTAGAATACATAACACGGTGGGATTTCATGGCCACCTCATGAGACACAACACTGGACCCCAGATCTTGATGCAAATGCACCCGTGGTCCAAGCCACAACATCCAAACACCTGTCAGCCCACTTTGCTGCAGAGCAGAACATTACGTTCATCTGCAGACAAAACGCACATGAATGTGTGCAGCTGGAGGGATGGATTTCCCCTATTCAGTAAACCATTAAGTGAAATAACCCACACTATGTCAACCACAGACACAATGTTCTCTGAGATGTGAAGCAGCCAAATGCTTTCTATCTGGGCagtggaggagatggaggaaaggTCAGAGATGAAAGAGCATTTTTCTCTATGAGGTGTTCTGATGTCAGCTGGGCATCAATGAGTGGCCTCTCCCTTTTTATGAGCCACATATGAGATGGCTGGGGAGCAGTGAAGGTCAGAGAATATCATATGTatgatgagaaaatgtttcaatGAGCTGATGCCAAATATAAATCTCTCTGATGTCAGCAGGACTtgggtttgttttcatttttggataaggttaaaaataaaaactgccaGGGGATGTGTGCCCTGCGTGGAAGAGTGAGAAGAAGCATATTGCTGTAAAGGGTGTTTCCATAGCCTACCTGATCATAATCTGGTTTGTGGTGAGAAAGCTTCTCGCTGTTGACTCTTTTATCGGTTTCAGTTCCGCTCTGGTCGATGGTTTTCACCTCAGTGCAAAGTTCAGGGTATTGAGAGTGGAAGTTCTCGTATCCTCCTGAGAGAAAGGGGAAATCACGAACACATAGGCTAAATAAGCTTAGAATAATTCTACCTTtaccccccaacacacacacagacacacacacatcttatgAAATTGCAGCGTTTATGAAACAGTCTCAGCACCGGATTAT
Encoded proteins:
- the dusp5 gene encoding dual specificity protein phosphatase 5; the encoded protein is MKVNSIDCRRLRKIIRKESGSCLIVDCRPYFSFTNSNIKGSVNVNLNSVVVRRSRGGPVPLQFVIPDERALFRLREGSVSAIVALDDRTSHWQKLKKDSVAQIVINTLSHLASGANICFLKGGYENFHSQYPELCTEVKTIDQSGTETDKRVNSEKLSHHKPDYDQGKPVEILPFLYLGSAYHASRQDYLSDLHITALLNVSRRDLQPANGHYDYKWIPVEDSHMADISSHFQEAIEFIDHVKQSGGKVLVHCEAGISRSPTICMAYIMRTQQLRLDAAFDIIKQRRAVISPNFSFMGQLLQFESEVLSTAPAHAATPEPATPCTPESASFFANDFTTTTFNTKNFEPSVFTLPTSCLQSPVHQFKLSPITALP